The Euphorbia lathyris chromosome 2, ddEupLath1.1, whole genome shotgun sequence genome includes a window with the following:
- the LOC136217780 gene encoding CSC1-like protein At1g69450, producing the protein MLVSALLTSLGINSGLCVLFFVLYSILKKQPSNYEVYIPRLLAEGSSKRRSRFNLERLIPSTGWVTRAWKLSEEELLSSSGLDAVVFMRIITFSLKVFTFAAVIGIFVLLPVNCSGTQELDFADLSNNSLDVFSISNVKSGSSSLWIHFAAVYIVTIFVLCLLYYEFKYVSSKRIAYFLSSKPQPHQFTILVRGIPVSGGSTVSESVERFFSEYHPTTYLSHMVIRRTNKLSSLIYEAKKLYGTIVQLQSEPSQQNYRLAGFFRKKVDLIDHYEKKLENIEQNVRLEQSGVSLAEETRAAFVSFKSRYGAAVSFHLQQSVNPTQWVTEQAPEPDDVYWPFFSSSFMRRWVSKLVVIVVCILLTILFLIPVVVVQGLTNLAQLEVWFPFLKSILTITFFSQVVTGYLPSLILQLFLKIVPPIMEFLSSIQGYISLSDIEKSSCNKVLWFTIWNIFFATVFSGSVLYQVNIFLDPKNIPSKLAVAVPAQASFFVAYVVTSGWTSVLSELFRVIPLTCSLLTGCCKSSDEELDIPSVPYHKDIPRILFFGLLGITYFFLAPIILPFLLVYLCLAYIIFRNQFINVYAPKYDTAGKFWPIAHNSVIFSLVLMHAIAIGIFTVKKLPTASTLIFPLPVLTLLFNEYCRKRFLPIFIAYSAEVLVKKDRLEERDPAMGEFFDKLATAYQDPALIPIHFPANGDSQYSPLLSSADN; encoded by the exons ATGCTTGTCTCTGCTCTTCTAACCTCATTGGGAATAAATTCTGGTCTATGTGTTCTATTCTTTGTACTGTACTCCATACTTAAGAAGCAACCCAGTAACTATGAAGTTTATATACCGCGCTTGCTTGCTGAAGGGAGCTCTAAACGGAGAAGTCGATTTAACCTAGAAAGGCTAATTCCTTCTACTGGTTGGGTTACAAGAGCATGGAAGCTGTCCGAAGAGGAATTATTGTCATCCTCTGGCTTGGATGCTGTGGTTTTCATGCGAATAATTACTTTCAG TTTGAAAGTGTTCACGTTCGCTGCCGTAATAGGAATCTTTGTTCTCCTTCCAGTGAATTGTTCAGGAACTCAAGAACTTGACTTTGCAGATCTGTCAAATAATTCTTTGGATGTTTTTTCCATTTCAAATGTAAAAAGTGGCTCATCAAG CTTATGGATTCATTTCGCTGCCGTGTACATTGTCACTATATTTGTGCTCTGTCTACTTTATTAT GAATTTAAATATGTATCCTCAAAAAGGATTGCTTATTTTTTATCATCCAAACCTCAGCCACATCAATTCACCATCTTAGTTCGCGGTATCCCTGTTTCGGGTGGCAGTACTGTCAGTGAAAGTGTTGAGAGGTTCTTCTCAGAGTATCATCCTACTACGTATCTCTCCCACATGGTGATTCGCAGGACTAACAAACTTTCGAGTCTCATA TATGAAGCAAAGAAGTTGTACGGAACTATTGTTCAATTGCAATCAGAGCCTTCCCAGCAGAATTATAGACTTGCTGGATTTTTTAGAAAAAAGGTCGATCTTATAGATCACTATGAGAAGAAGTTAGAAAATATAGAGCAAAATGTGAGATTGGAGCAATCTGGTGTATCGTTGGCAGAA GAAACTCGAGCTGCCTTCGTGTCCTTCAAATCTCGATATGGTGCTGCTGTTTCCTTCCACTTACAACAATCAGTCAACCCCACACAGTGGGTCACTGAGCAAGCCCCTGAACCTGATGACGTTTACTGGCCTTTCTTTTCTTCATCTTTCATGCGAAGATGGGTATCTAAACTCGTGGTTATAGTTGTTTGTATTCTTCTAACAATTTTATTCCTCATCCCTGTTGTAGTTGTGCAAGGTCTTACTAACCTGGCTCAGTTGGAGGTTTGGTTTCCATTCTTGAAAAGCATTCTAACTAT AACTTTTTTCAGTCAAGTAGTCACAGGGTACCTTCCTAGTCTAATTCTTCAGTTGTTTCTCAAGATTGTTCCTCCAATAATGGAGTTCCTTTCCTCAATTCAAGGGTATATTTCTCTTAGTGATATAGAGAAGAGTTCATGTAataaagttctttggttcacaATATGGAACATTTTTTTCGCAACTGTGTTTTCGGGGTCAGTGTTGTACCAGGTTAACATTTTTCTTGATCCCAAGAATATTCCTTCAAAGCTGGCTGTTGCTGTCCCTGCCCAG GCATCTTTTTTTGTTGCTTATGTTGTTACATCTGGATGGACAAGCGTTTTATCGGAACTCTTTCGTGTAATCCCTCTCACTTGCTCTCTATTAACAGGATGTTGTAAGAGTTCCGACGAGGAACTTGATATTCCATCTGTTCCTTATCACAAGGATATCCCGAGAATTCTATTCTTTGGACTTCTTGGTATCACATATTTTTTCCTAGCTCCAATTATCTTGCCCTTCCTTCTGGTGTACCTATGTCTTGCATACATCATCTTCCGTAATCAG TTCATCAATGTATATGCACCCAAGTACGATACTGCGGGGAAGTTTTGGCCTATCGCACACAATTCAGTAATATTCTCTCTGGTACTCATGCATGCCATCGCAATAGGAATTTTCACAGTTAAGAAGCTCCCTACTGCATCAACCTTGATTTTTCCTCTTCCAGTCCTTACTCTGCTCTTTAATGAGTACTGCCGGAAACGCTTTCTGCCCATTTTTATTGCTTACTCAGCTGAG GTTCTAGTGAAAAAAGACAGGCTGGAGGAGAGAGACCCCGCAATGGGTGAATTTTTTGACAAATTGGCTACTGCCTATCAGGATCCGGCTCTAATACCAATTCACTTCCCAGCAAACGGTGACAGTCAATACAGTCCTCTTTTATCATCTGCTGATAATTGA